Proteins from one Legionella taurinensis genomic window:
- a CDS encoding ATP-dependent zinc protease family protein has translation MAANEKIIYGYVEKATLVEKNLMLSAKLDTGAKSASLSAINIQEFEKDGKSYLRYIVPSKIGNVEFTSEYIGKVKIKVRAGERHEGISKIAPIKRPVVLIRIKIGERERLIAVNLTNRKRFNYPLLLGRDAIKAFDGLVDPSLAFTIKTEKVEPK, from the coding sequence ATGGCAGCAAATGAAAAAATAATTTATGGCTATGTCGAGAAAGCAACACTGGTAGAAAAAAATCTGATGCTGTCGGCCAAACTGGATACCGGAGCGAAATCGGCCTCTTTAAGCGCAATCAACATTCAGGAATTTGAAAAAGACGGCAAATCTTACCTGCGCTACATTGTCCCCAGCAAAATAGGCAATGTGGAATTCACTTCGGAATACATCGGCAAAGTCAAAATCAAAGTGCGTGCCGGGGAGCGACACGAGGGCATCTCCAAAATCGCGCCTATCAAACGCCCTGTCGTGCTTATCCGGATTAAAATCGGCGAAAGGGAACGCCTTATCGCGGTCAATTTAACTAACCGCAAACGCTTCAATTACCCTTTATTATTGGGACGTGACGCCATTAAAGCCTTCGATGGTTTAGTCGATCCCAGCTTAGCTTTTACTATTAAAACCGAAAAAGTTGAACCAAAATGA